One region of Primulina tabacum isolate GXHZ01 chromosome 17, ASM2559414v2, whole genome shotgun sequence genomic DNA includes:
- the LOC142530399 gene encoding uncharacterized protein LOC142530399, whose translation MSNQIVDSRSDDLWMVVRKRPLRFSLLEYCLITGLDCALEPEDLPDRGVFGTTHFPGKSDIVLSDLEGKIIVQQQNETGVDVEKIKMGSLYFFCAVFGDSTKKKTTKIDPKYSRLVDDLDRFNHYPWGRVAYRDAVRCLKKDLSGRYNNLTEAQGRKEVEGSFLVGGFVFPLQILAYECYSSVAQKIARSRDVDGLMLPRMFQWVTNTWPSNRAPTGAEIAAAFGDCVIDDCLGFLTPTPEELVAPYYTAVLFVDSAPDAVITRVLELWRQGQTVICSEHPLESPSVQHMYSAHSPPSVQHTPPAHASPDVSGTRPGDLNRSSSSTSSHMRTGPRVHFGLNPSRRPSPLEHRFERRLTALEDSVTSMHVKMSAEFIETRASIRSINQALVDLKSSFNLGLDELKLSLTEQIRAGFAEMRSNMPVQQDRDYSIAYTRGRKRKASEADFGLDDNLAREIGSTSQTLHIFEPNLPVIIEESSEDIQVTPDSRKSGGEATTSRGVADNIGMEIGSSRQTQQIFEPNFQGIPEEFAGDIQVTPDARMSGGEATTSRNDGVRTLAETVTLKVNNSLARVRASMLDRSPSRIRGFYAEYEKSFYGPMAIANSRVTFSHFGEALRGLLEMQIRHPEVMSADDSLMNGHFYGAISVLSEDKDIDFKINLARIVSKVKGSDPEWPCLSWEKARRILILVYTDRRWFLLKLVTGVNKCIIYDLLRRHDLKFKDLNEEIEPILINAARLPSIVGNNPHSERPWNIKLHDEFRAKIIHEDSGAFVLAVVGYSLSRKSAQVVLTLDDRLVSEFRYFLACNMFFNDW comes from the exons ATGAGTAATCAGATAGTTGATAGTAGAAGTGATGATTTGTGGATGGTGGTGCGCAAAAGGCCTCTTAGATTTTCTTTGTTAGAGTATTGTTTAATAACTGGTCTGGATTGCGCTCTAGAGCCCGAAGATTTACCAGATAGAGGTGTATTTGGCACCACACACTTTCCCGGTAAGTCTGATATTGTTTTGAGTGATTTGGAGGGAAAGATTATTGTGCAACAGCAGAATGAGACGGGTGTAGACGTGGAGAAGATAAAGATGGGTAGTTTATACTTTTTTTGTGCTGTATTCGGTGATTCGACTAAGAAAAAGACGACAAAAATCGATCCTAAATACTCGAGACTTGTAGATGATTTGGATAGATTCAACCATTATCCCTGGGGTAGAGTAGCCTATCGGGATGCGGTCCGATGTTTGAAGAAGGACCTTTCAGGACGATATAATAACCTCACCGAGGCACAGGGCCGGAAAGAAGTTGAGGGCAGCTTCCTTGTCGGTGGTTTTGTTTTCCCTCTGCag ATCCTCGCTTATGAATGTTATTCGAGTGTGGCACAGAAGATTGCAAGGAGCAGAGATGTGGACGGTTTGATGTTGCCCAGGATGTTTCAGTGGGTGACTAACACATGGCCGTCAAACCGTGCCCCAACTGGTGCTGAAATCGCTGCAGCCTTTGGTGATTGCGTTATAGAT GATTGTCTGGGATTTTTGACTCCTACTCCTGAGGAGCTAGTTGCACCGTATTATACGGCTGTACTTTTTGTTGATTCTGCGCCTGATGCGGTGATCACTCGGGTACTCGAGCTCTGGAGGCAGGGTCAGACAGTCATATGTAGCGAGCACCCTCTGGAGTCTCCCTCAGTCCAACACATGTATTCCGCTCATTCACCTCCCTCTGTCCAGCACACGCCTCCTGCACATGCTTCTCCTGACGTTTCTGGCACCCGTCCTGGTGATCTCAATAGATCCAGCTCTAGCACCAGTTCTCATATGCGTACGGGTCCTAGAGTCCACTTTGGACTCAATCCTTCCCGCCGCCCATCACCCTTGGAGCATCGTTTCGAGCGGCGATTGACTGCGTTGGAGGATTCCGTTACGTCCATGCATGTTAAGATGTCAGCAGAATTTATTGAGACCAGAGCGTCTATCAGGAGTATAAATCAAGCTCTAGTTGACTTGAAATCGAGTTTCAATCTTGGTCTCGATGAGTTGAAATTGAGTTTGACTGAACAGATTAGAGCTGGTTTTGCTGAGATGAGGTCTAACATGCCAGTGCAGCAAGACAGAGATTATAGCATAGCCTATACCAGAGGGCGGAAGAGGAAAGCATCCGAGGCAGATTTTG GGTTGGATGATAATCTGGCCAGGGAAATTGGCAGTACTAGCCAAACACTACATATATTTGAGCCTAACCTTCCGGTCATTATAGAGGAGTCCTCAGAAG atattCAAGTGACTCCGGATTCGCGTAAGTCAGGTGGCGAGGCGACCACATCGAGAG GTGTGGCTGATAATATAGGTATGGAAATTGGCAGTAGTAGACAAACCCAACAGATATTTGAGCCTAACTTTCAAGGCATTCCAGAGGAGTTCGCGGGAG ATATTCAAGTGACTCCAGATGCGCGTATGTCAGGAGGCGAGGCGACCACGTCGAGAA ATGACGGTGTGAGGACACTTGCGGAGACCGTGACACTGAAGGTAAACAACTCGCTTGCGCGAGTTAGGGCATCGATGCTCGACCGTTCGCCTAGTAGGATTCGAGGTTTTTACGCCGAATATGAGAAGTCTTTCTACGGACCCATGGCGATCGCAAACTCGCGTGTCACTTTCTCT CACTTCGGCGAAGCTCTCCGTGGATTGCTTGAGATGCAGATCCGACATCCTGAAGTGATGTCGGCAGATGATTCGTTGATGAACGGACATTTCTACGGTGCGATCTCAGTTTTGTCCGAAGATAAAGATATCGATTTCAAAATAAATCTGGCACGGATTGTGAGCAAAGTCAAAGGTAGTGATCCAGAATGGCCGTGTCTCTCGTGGGAAAAGGCACGAAGAATTCTCATCCTTGTCTACACAGATCGGCGCTGGTTTTTGCTAAAACTCGTGACAGGGGTGAATAAGTGCATTATATATGACTTGCTGCGAAGGCACGATCTCAAATTCAAAGATCTGAATGAAGAAATAGAGCCTATACTTATAAACGCTGCTCGTCTGCCATCCATTGTTGGGAACAACCCACACTCCGAGAGACCATGGAATATAAAACTACATGATGAATTCCGTGCCAAGATTATACA TGAAGATTCGGGAGCATTTGTGTTGGCTGTTGTTGGATACTCTTTGTCTAGGAAGAGTGCGCAAGTAGTACTAACTTTAGATGATAGATTAGTATCTGAGTTTAGATATTTTTTAGCTTGTAATATGTTCTTTAATGATTGGTGA